From the Quercus lobata isolate SW786 chromosome 6, ValleyOak3.0 Primary Assembly, whole genome shotgun sequence genome, one window contains:
- the LOC115994436 gene encoding probable serine/threonine-protein kinase DDB_G0282963, translated as MGTPPAEELLRKIEELEAGHANLKQEMSKLVLSGNEQQQHHHHHHHHNHNQQRSHSVSPQRSGPQRRRAGASGLDSGAGGVWKKAGSTSFRHSSPLQRESRSREPTNVDVDVNVSGGGGGAGGGGPSAVNFTDRQYLNILQSMGQSVHIFDLNGRIIYWNRTAENLYGYSAAEALGQDAVELLIDPQNYAVANNIVHRVSMGESWTGQIPLKNKTGETILAVATNTPFYDDDGTLVGIICVSSDSRPFQEMTSVKHPEPDSSYGRPRSGVSITNKLGLDPQQPLQSAIASKISNLASKVSNKVKSRIRTGENNIDHEGGSGDSHHSDHAFSDTVLSDHREDATSSGASTPRGDVPPSPFGVFSHGDEKWPGKPSRDSGDESEGKPTIHKIITSKAEAWMGKKGISWPWKGNEREGSDARTARFAWPWLRNDQENESVHQKTSSSGPKPECQASESNRPGNNEASGSWSSFNVNSTSSASSCGSTSSTVNKVDLDTDCFDYEILWEDLTIGEQIGQGSCGTVYHGLWYGSDVAVKVFSKQEYSDEILVSFRQEVSLMKRLRHPNVLLFMGAVTSAQRLCIVTEFLPRGSLFRLLQRNTSKLDWRRRVHMALDIARGMNYLHHCNPPIIHRDLKSSNLLVDKNWTVKVGDFGLSRLKHETYLTTKTGKGTPQWMAPEVLRNEPSDEKSDVYSYGVILWELATEKIPWDNLNSMQVIGAVGFMNQRLEIPTDVDPQWASIIESCWHSDPASRPTFQELLERLRELQRQYALQFQAARSAAGDGAQ; from the exons ATGGGTACCCCACCAGCAGAGGAGCTCCTAAGGAAGATAGAGGAGCTAGAAGCAGGTCATGCCAATCTCAAACAAGAGATGTCAAAGCTCGTTCTCTCAGGGaatgaacaacaacaacaccaccaccatcaccaccaccacaaccacaatcaGCAGAGGTCGCACTCTGTGTCCCCGCAGCGCTCTGGTCCACAGCGTAGGCGAGCTGGTGCATCAGGATTGGACAGTGGAGCTGGAGGAGTGTGGAAGAAGGCTGGTTCAACGTCGTTTCGGCATTCGTCGCCGTTACAGAGAGAGAGCCGGAGCCGTGAGCCTACGAATGTGGATGTGGATGTGAATgtgagtggtggtggtggcggcgcTGGCGGTGGTGGGCCATCAGCTGTGAATTTCACTGATAGGCAGTACTTGAATATATTGCAGTCAATGGGACAGTCTGTACATATATTCGATCTTAATGGTCGTATCATTTACTG GAACCGAACTGCTGAGAATCTATATGGTTATTCTGCAGCGGAAGCCCTTGGCCAGGATGCCGTTGAACTTCTAATTGATCCCCAGAACTATGCCGTAGCAAATAATATAGTACATCGGGTCTCCATGGGAGAGAGCTGGACTGGGCAGATTCCTCTCAAGAATAAGACGGGGGAGACTATTTTAGCTGTTGCAACCAACACTCCGTTCTATGACGATGATGGTACTTTGGTTGGGATTATTTGTGTATCAAGTGATTCACGGCCCTTTCAAGAAATGACAAGTGTGAAGCACCCGGAACCAGATTCTAGTTATGGTCGTCCCAGAAGTGGTGTCTCAATCACAAATAAACTTGGCCTTGATCCTCAGCAGCCTCTGCAATCTGCAATTgcatcaaaaatttcaaatctg GCATCCAAGGTGAGCAACAAAGTTAAGTCAAGAATTCGGACAGGAGAGAATAACATTGATCATGAAGGTGGGAGTGGCGATAGTCATCATTCTGATCATGCTTTCTCAGACACAGTTCTCTCTGACCATAGGGAGGATGCAACTTCAAGTGGAGCTAGCACACCCAGAGGAGATGTACCTCCATCTCCCTTTGGTGTATTTTCTCATGGTGATGAGAAGTGGCCCGGAAAACCCTCCAGAGATTCTGGTGATGAGAGTGAAGGGAAACCTACCATTCACAAGATCATAACCTCAAAGGCAGAAGCGTGGATGGGTAAGAAAGGGATATCATGGCCATGGAAAGGGAATGAGCGAGAAGGTTCAGATGCAAGGACTGCCCGTTTTGCCTGGCCCTGGTTGCGTAATGATCAAGAGAATGAATCAGTTCATCAGAAGACTTCCTCTTCTGGGCCAAAACCAGAATGCCAGGCAAGTGAAAGTAACCGGCCTGGCAATAACGAGGCATCAGGGTCCTGGTCCTCATTTAATGTTAACAGTACAAGCAGTGCCAGCAGCTGCGGAAGTACCAGCAGTACTGTAAATAAGGTCGACTTGGATACTGACTGCTTTGACTATGAAATCCTATGGGAGGACTTGACAATTGGAGAACAAATTGGGCAAG GTTCTTGTGGAACTGTTTATCATGGTCTGTGGTATGGATCA GATGTTGCAGTCAAGGTATTCTCCAAGCAAGAATATTCAGATGAGATATTGGTTTCCTTTAGACAAGAG GTATCTCTTATGAAAAGACTTAGACATCCAAACGTTTTACTCTTTATGGGAGCAGTAACCTCTGCTCAACGTCTCTGCATTGTTACAGAGTTTCTCCCACG TGGAAGTTTATTTCGATTACTACAAAGGAATACATCCAAACTAGATTGGAGACGGCGTGTTCATATGGCTTTGGATATA GCTCGTGGCATGAATTATCTTCATCATTGCAACCCACCAATCATTCATCGAGATTTGAAGTCTTCAAATCTTTTAGTTGATAAGAACTGGACTGTGAAG GTTGGTGATTTTGGTCTGTCGCGTCTCAAGCATGAAACATATCTCACAACTAAGACTGGGAAGGGAACG CCTCAATGGATGGCACCTGAAGTTCTTCGTAATGAACCTTCAGATGAGAA GTCTGACGTGTACAGCTATGGGGTTATATTGTGGGAGCTTGCCACTGAGAAGATCCCATGGGATAATCTCAACTCAATGCAG GTGATTGGAGCTGTAGGGTTCATGAACCAACGGCTAGAGATTCCTACGGATGTGGATCCACAGTGGGCTTCTATAATTGAAAGCTGCTGGCACAG TGATCCAGCAAGCCGACCAACATTCCAGGAACTGTTGGAAAGGCTTAGAGAATTACAGAGACAATATGCCCTTCAATTCCAGGCAGCCCGTTCTGCAGCTGGAGATGGCGCTCAGTAG